One region of Eremothecium gossypii ATCC 10895 chromosome II, complete sequence genomic DNA includes:
- the XPT1 gene encoding xanthine phosphoribosyltransferase (Syntenic homolog of Saccharomyces cerevisiae YJR133W (XPT1)), which translates to MSASDKMYMSYNNIHKLCQQVAGQIMERGDRPDVIIAITGGGMIPARIIRSFLKVKGQKNIPIQAIGLSLYEDLGLEDGTESIGKEVIRTQWLDFGALDKHFDSLIGKKVLIVDEVDDTRTTLHYAVTELEKEVKEQQLKLNRMDEETIFSIFVLHNKDKPKKAELPASIMATGRYLAAETVPDRWLCYPWEAIDIEEHTRLSIEQGNN; encoded by the coding sequence ATGTCAGCCTCCGATAAGATGTACATGTCGTATAACAACATACACAAACTGTGTCAGCAGGTAGCTGGCCAAATTATGGAGCGTGGTGACAGACCGGACGTGATTATCGCCATTACCGGCGGCGGCATGATTCCTGCAAGAATCATCCGGTCGTTCCTCAAGGTCAAGGGCCAGAAAAACATCCCCATCCAGGCGATTGGTCTTTCTTTGTACGAGGACTTGGGTTTGGAAGACGGGACGGAAAGCATCGGCAAGGAAGTTATCCGGACTCAGTGGCTAGACTTTGGCGCCTTGGACAAACACTTTGACTCACTGATTGGAAAGAAGGTGTTGATTGTCGACGAGGTGGACGACACCCGGACCACGCTCCACTACGCTGTCACCGAGTTGGAGAAGGAGGTCAAGGAGCAACAGCTAAAGCTGAATCGGATGGACGAGGAGACTATCTTCTCTATCTTTGTTTTGCACAACAAGGACAAGCCTAAGAAGGCCGAGCTGCCTGCGTCCATCATGGCCACTGGCCGCTATCTTGCGGCAGAGACGGTTCCCGACAGATGGCTCTGCTATCCATGGGAAGCGATAGACATTGAAGAGCACACTAGATTGTCTATTGAACAGGGCAACAATTGA
- the UTP9 gene encoding Utp9p (Syntenic homolog of Saccharomyces cerevisiae YHR196W (UTP9)), translating into MTASEDTKLLASFSPDATRFAFQANASQKNFIDIYPLDPERNYTVNSSSVNRIDFEATDLNLTDVVFQSWCLANSGQDISTKTKRRRGTGEDDEEQELSSTESFLINVFQQGKIVVFSPNGQDILNIIQNKRELLGIDTIGTSLWILDDDKTVKHFTCTSTKPIKTFHLVDGKDEDILDFGLLNFPDVLLISVIVEDIVYIIDPTKRRPSTVAKLEVPGCRTCKVLDDEHVVVAGANSISVIKFKEQSIIHTWELGAKKIDIVDGNIVALGEDGNISVFNAQNPNDVLTVRVENNSIIEFGGIGDRNLVVAWLNVNEPNFEIITSAQLASGQNIVLQQAPQPLLTNHAPDTQVPEQEAAEREKPPSKKTSKTEQDDTSQALIHALATTLDEKVVTELLISNTWSEDRIKEFVHMHLLPSRSNELFVIVSQLLASDVWAESSAIRWWFKWLLRLRAPHLDALQPRGNKEIKALRANLKASSDSLPILLSMQGALEMLRAQAKLRQELSQVALEDADDAEYGSEITYANGEADDFVDALDYKK; encoded by the coding sequence ATGACTGCTTCAGAAGATACGAAGCTCCTTGCGAGCTTTTCGCCCGATGCAACGCGGTTCGCATTCCAAGCCAATGCGTCGCAAAAGAACTTCATTGACATATATCCACTAGACCCTGAGAGAAATTACACGGTAAACAGCTCATCGGTTAACCGAATTGACTTTGAGGCAACCGACCTGAATCTAACGGATGTTGTCTTCCAAAGTTGGTGTTTGGCCAACAGTGGGCAGGATATTTCAACAAAAACTAAGAGAAGGCGTGGGACCGGCGAAGATGACGAGGAACAGGAACTATCGTCCACGGAAAGCTTTCTGATTAACGTTTTTCAACAAGGTAAGATTGTGGTGTTTTCCCCAAATGGGCAGGACATCCTAAATATCATCCAGAACAAGCGTGAGCTCCTGGGAATTGATACTATTGGTACATCGTTATGGATATTGGATGACGATAAAACAGTTAAACATTTCACCTGCACCTCAACAAAACCAATCAAGACATTTCACCTTGTTGATGGGAAAGACGAGGACATCCTGGACTTTGGGTTGTTGAACTTTCCCGACGTGCTGTTGATATCCGTAATCGTGGAGGATATCGTTTACATAATCGATCCTACTAAGAGACGTCCATCCACCGTGGCAAAGCTAGAGGTACCAGGTTGCAGAACCTGCAAGGTATTAGATGACGAACATGTTGTGGTCGCAGGCGCCAATAGTATATCCGTAATAAAATTCAAAGAACAGAGTATTATCCATACATGGGAGTTAGGCGCGAAGAAAATTGATATTGTAGATGGCAATATTGTGGCACTAGGGGAAGACGGAAATATCTCTGTGTTTAATGCTCAGAATCCTAACGATGTGCTCACTGTTCGCGTAGAGAACAACAGCATTATCGAATTCGGAGGTATTGGCGACAGAAACCTTGTCGTGGCCTGGCTAAACGTTAACGAGCCGAACTTTGAGATTATAACTTCTGCCCAACTGGCATCGGGGCAAAATATTGTTCTACAGCAAGCACCGCAGCCGCTATTAACCAATCACGCTCCAGATACCCAAGTGCCCGAGCAAGAGGCGGCGGAACGCGAAAAGCCTCCATCAAAAAAGACTTCCAAAACTGAGCAGGACGATACGTCGCAGGCCTTGATACATGCGCTTGCAACGACCCTAGATGAGAAAGTCGTCACCGAACTGCTCATTTCTAACACCTGGTCCGAGGATAGAATAAAAGAATTTGTCCACATGCATCTCCTTCCATCGCGTTCCAATGAACTGTTTGTCATCGTGAGCCAGCTTTTGGCCTCTGACGTTTGGGCAGAAAGCTCAGCGATCCGTTGGTGGTTTAAGTGGTTGCTTCGGCTGCGTGCTCCTCACCTAGATGCCTTGCAGCCGCGGGGTAACAAGGAAATCAAGGCTCTTCGCGCGAACCTCAAGGCCAGTTCCGACTCGCTCCCGATCCTGTTATCAATGCAGGGGGCCCTGGAGATGCTTCGCGCCCAGGCAAAGTTGCGCCAGGAGTTGTCTCAGGTCGCGCTTGAGGACGCTGATGATGCCGAGTATGGAAGCGAAATAACGTATGCCAACGGCGAAGCAGACGACTTTGTCGATGCACTGGACTACAAGAAATGA
- the NMD5 gene encoding Nmd5p (Syntenic homolog of Saccharomyces cerevisiae YJR132W (NMD5)): MDLSILLQCFSGTLSHDAAVRSNAEKRLKEYSGHIGFLGACLDIMGSSEVSENIKLSASLYFKNKITYGWSGKGHGKNELLEYTVDPDERPVVRELLVKALTNCSQQAPSCMRVLQLALAEIVSVEYPAGRWDGLLEASFGSLASGDMHAAHVGLLCAMEVFRTYRWKENDERQELEMLIMRYFPDLLHYANALLYSEEKHNEIVGNMLKLVLKIYKFVTYNDLPFTLQRSENFIPWANFHVSVIQSQLPEHVMALAVDDRRAHPWVRAKKWAYANMYRLFQRYASESLSKKFEYTEFKMLYVEQFLPQLLQLHFQQIERWGAGELWLSKESLYYILEFIEQTVVQKSTWPIVDPHYATILEHVIFPLLCPSEETLESFEVDPQEYVHRNLEAWDADYSPDVAAVSLLVTAVKKRSKTTLEPTVQFVSQMLQHNTVSFADMTLEQAVKVESCLRIVSSILDRLFHAKSPYTSEMEGFLTRFVFPLFHSKYGFLRARVCEVCSKLDSNMLKQKETLQTIYQGVVKCFNEEPGSLPVQLLAALALQAFINIPDFHSSLSAIVVPTMQKLLQLSSEFESDTISGVMQQFVESFATELQPFGVELMNNLVQQFLKLAIEFHEASNFDINGFSTGELPDESDKHMAALGILSTTISILLSFENSGDIVKNLEQSFYPAAEFILKNYIEDFYREACEFVENSTFLLREITPISWKILELIGECNEKEGSMVSFYLEDFMLAINNYIIYGKNELKQNSFYSTILFKIYAKAITVEDNGFTELKQLYDLSQKMVLSLGETTSKEYVNQFLTDAVNSIISEKDSLEKCIAFGVTTFGVILSCLLYFPYDTLQFLHSKNVSLLYFQIWFDNYIPSYKRVYDIKLSLMALLSMLSHLSVEQFASCGLEPVLKKMGSTISGLFERYPVAIKELKDKRAEFTSDADFGEGLIDSDWDDEIGEDGLENEQNYLEMLRNETDVVKFINGEPSCLEEDMDDLEEDPLSGSVLDDINVYAIFQTVFSTLQQNDSTKYQLVLENMSQDEQMHLAHITSL, from the coding sequence ATGGACCTGTCAATACTTTTGCAGTGCTTTTCGGGCACGTTGAGCCATGACGCAGCTGTGAGAAGCAACGCAGAGAAGCGCCTAAAAGAATACAGTGGGCATATTGGGTTTCTCGGCGCATGCTTGGATATCATGGGGTCGAGCGAAGTATCGGAGAATATAAAGTTGTCAGCCTCTCTGTATTTCAAGAATAAGATCACATATGGGTGGTCGGGCAAGGGACACGGCAAGAACGAACTGCTGGAGTACACGGTAGACCCGGATGAGCGCCCGGTGGTCAGGGAGCTGCTAGTCAAGGCGCTGACCAACTGCTCGCAGCAGGCCCCGAGCTGCATGCGGGTGCTGCAGTTAGCGCTGGCGGAAATCGTGTCCGTGGAGTACCCTGCGGGGCGGTGGGATGGCCTACTGGAGGCGTCTTTCGGCTCGCTGGCTTCTGGCGACATGCACGCAGCGCACGTCGGCCTATTATGTGCGATGGAGGTGTTCCGCACGTATCGCTGGAAGGAAAACGATGAGCGTCAGGAGCTGGAGATGCTGATCATGAGATATTTCCCAGACTTGCTGCACTACGCAAACGCGCTTTTGTACAGCGAGGAAAAGCACAACGAGATCGTGGGGAATATGTTGAAGCTTGTGCTGAAGATCTACAAGTTTGTGACATATAATGACCTGCCGTTCACTCTCCAACGGTCGGAAAACTTCATTCCGTGGGCCAACTTCCATGTTTCTGTGATACAAAGCCAGCTGCCGGAGCATGTGATGGCGCTGGCGGTCGATGATAGGCGGGCGCATCCATGGGTCAGAGCCAAAAAGTGGGCATATGCTAACATGTATCGATTATTCCAACGTTATGCCTCAGAATCTCTCAGCAAAAAGTTTGAGTACACTGAATTTAAAATGCTGTATGTGGAGCAGTTTCTGCCGCAACTATTGCAGTTGCATTTCCAGCAGATTGAAAGGTGGGGTGCAGGCGAATTGTGGTTAAGCAAGGAGTCGCTATATTACATATTGGAGTTCATTGAACAAACAGTGGTCCAAAAGTCTACTTGGCCGATAGTTGACCCACATTATGCAACCATTTTGGAACATGTTATCTTCCCGCTTCTTTGTCCTAGCGAAGAGACCTTGGAGAGCTTCGAGGTCGATCCCCAGGAGTATGTTCACAGGAACTTGGAGGCATGGGATGCAGACTATTCTCCAGATGTAGCTGCGGTATCGTTATTGGTAACAGCCGTTAAAAAGAGATCAAAAACTACTCTGGAGCCCACTGTCCAATTTGTCAGTCAAATGCTACAGCACAACACCGTTAGCTTCGCTGACATGACATTAGAACAAGCAGTGAAGGTGGAATCATGCTTGCGCATTGTCTCTAGCATATTGGATCGTTTATTCCATGCAAAGTCACCATATACCTCGGAAATGGAGGGCTTCCTAACTCGCTTTGTGTTTCCTCTTTTCCATAGTAAGTATGGATTTTTGAGGGCACGAGTATGCGAGGTATGCTCTAAATTGGACAGTAATATGTTGAAGCAGAAAGAAACATTGCAAACAATTTATCAAGGAGTAGTGAAGTGTTTTAATGAGGAGCCAGGGTCCCTACCAGTCCAACTGCTGGCCGCCCTCGCCCTGCAGGCATTTATCAACATCCCGGACTTCCATTCATCTCTGTCTGCTATTGTGGTGCCAACTATGCAGAAACTACTACAGCTTTCTAGTGAGTTTGAATCTGACACCATTTCAGGTGTTATGCAACAGTTCGTTGAATCATTTGCCACAGAATTGCAGCCATTCGGTGTGGAATTGATGAATAATCTGGTACAACAGTTTTTGAAACTGGCGATAGAATTTCACGAAGCGTCCAACTTCGATATTAACGGTTTCAGCACTGGTGAACTGCCGGATGAAAGTGACAAGCATATGGCTGCCTTGGGTATCCTATCCACTACCATTTCTATATTGTTGTCTTTTGAAAACTCTGGAGATATTGTTAAAAACTTGGAACAATCGTTTTACCCCGCTGCCGAATTTATCCTGAAGAACTATATTGAAGATTTTTACAGGGAGGCTTGTGAGTTTGTTGAGAATTCCACCTTTTTATTGAGAGAAATCACTCCTATTTCATGGAAGATTCTCGAGCTGATTGGGGAATGCAATGAGAAAGAAGGCAGCATGGTGTCCTTTTATTTGGAGGACTTCATGTTAGCTATCAACAACTACATTATATATGGTAAGAATGAACTGAAGCAAAACAGTTTCTATTCTACGATATTGTTCAAAATCTACGCTAAAGCAATTACTGTCGAGGACAATGGATTTACTGAACTAAAACAACTCTATGATCTATCGCAGAAAATGGTTCTGTCCCTAGGTGAAACTACTTCAAAGGAATATGTTAACCAGTTTCTCACGGATGCAGTTAATTCTATCATCTCTGAAAAGGACTCCCTGGAGAAATGCATTGCATTCGGAGTGACAACATTTGGTGTGATCCTTTCTTGTCTATTGTACTTTCCTTACGATACTTTGCAGTTCCTACACTCCAAGAATGTCTCGTTGCTGTACTTCCAAATTTGGTTTGATAACTACATTCCGAGTTACAAGAGAGTATATGACATTAAACTCTCCCTTATGGCACTCTTGAGTATGCTTTCGCATTTGTCAGTTGAGCAATTTGCTTCCTGTGGTCTAGAGCCTGTCTTGAAAAAGATGGGTTCCACTATATCTGGCTTATTCGAGAGATATCCAGTTGCTATCAAGGAACTCAAGGACAAACGGGCTGAGTTCACATCCGATGCTGACTTTGGCGAAGGGCTCATCGACTCTGATTGGGACGATGAGATTGGTGAAGATGGCCTAGAAAACGAACAGAACTATTTGGAGATGCTGCGCAACGAAACTGATGTTGTAAAATTCATCAATGGAGAACCAAGCTGCCTCGAAGAGGATATGGATGATCTGGAGGAAGACCCATTATCCGGATCTGTCTTGGACGATATCAACGTCTATGCCATCTTCCAAACCGTCTTTTCCACATTGCAACAAAATGACTCTACAAAATACCAGTTAGTCCTAGAAAATATGTCACAGGACGAACAGATGCACCTAGCACATATTACATCGTTATGA
- a CDS encoding ABL067Cp (NOHBY207; No homolog in Saccharomyces cerevisiae), producing the protein MSSGSALIGFTLRRLSACATIRTPLLGVDIVRLAALLVTAGVITMWLWFCGQCSASCTLFLLLAAYRLWEEGYLPVWQPAPALPLPPPTTTKARTCEGNSAHASEVRRALLQFRRESAVPLVDIQAKRPRSPRLPASTCTAPAHRTRAKRVRDRCADSSTFRLQADTAPRAAAARSVHVQPCFGVQLLCIPPSFSDSACKATLSNVRASAQPFIYRH; encoded by the coding sequence ATGTCCTCAGGCTCTGCGCTGATCGGTTTTACACTGAGGCGGCTGTCTGCCTGCGCGACGATAAGGACACCCCTGCTCGGAGTTGATATCGTGCGCCTGGCGGCGCTACTGGTGACTGCAGGCGTGATAACTATGTGGCTATGGTTTTGTGGACAGTGTTCTGCGTCATGCACACTCTTCCTCCTTTTGGCGGCCTATCGTCTGTGGGAGGAAGGCTACTTGCCCGTGTGGCAGCCTGCTCCCGCATTGCCACTGCCACcgccgacgacgacgaagGCACGCACGTGCGAGGGGAACTCGGCGCACGCCAGCGAAGTCCGGCGCGCGCTCTTGCAGTTCCGGCGCGAGTCTGCGGTCCCTCTCGTGGACATCCAGGCGAAACGCCCTCGGAGTCCCCGACTCCCCGCCTCCACGTGCACAGCACCTGCACATAGAACCCGCGCTAAGCGCGTACGTGACCGGTGTGCCGATTCTAGCACCTTTCGTTTGCAAGCGGACACCGCAcctcgagcagcagcagctcgctCCGTGCACGTGCAGCCTTGCTTCGGCGTCCAGCTATTATGCATTCCCCCCTCATTCAGCGACTCGGCATGCAAGGCCACACTCTCGAACGTCCGCGCGAGTGCACAGCCGTTTATATACAGACACTAG
- the MDM31 gene encoding Mdm31p (Syntenic homolog of Saccharomyces cerevisiae YHR194W (MDM31)), producing MGLPLIIRTSAARHCRYVGIARLGLPRWTPFKAVFPALGCQPVRRTLAGPARGPEEHEQTLRAARAAKRDQLLAQTPSSWERLRIRIKWALARSTKPFNSDDISAFVSWILVSHALLIILGTTTFASLVIYLMNTVLAQEYVATQVGNFLTKNTALTVVFENAIVPDWSSGKITFNKVFVSRRPKQLQGFSKGSQHEAVERAKLALSERLLVSGEEFDDGNYTQFDLTIDQVEISLNFGKWINGKGILDEVTINGLRGVVDRTHVMWKDGDDPRKYLNVHQPGDFEISTFRMNDVLFTLYQPGRFRPFQVSVFNCELPQLRKHWLFFDILNAHSMSGTYDNAMFMIHRRYKEDQSSESPLWRKFTRMRVDNLNVDHLNAGMKGPFGWITSGKVDMIGDILLPEEGLDGSDLSDMLAIIGDRLLKEARRHSDILPFQMPDPGDIDPHNYFVMDFFLRLHNVRAEVPLFTPELSYINNALIRPIVGYINSKRSYIPIQCRVVKNLADFEGSWTIYDSKLMDDLSAEVYDAFADYVADQERKNLRMKRVGFWSLHIIIQLILMSLGAIA from the coding sequence ATGGGGCTTCCGCTAATAATACGCACATCAGCAGCACGACATTGCAGATATGTCGGGATCGCGCGACTGGGCCTGCCTCGGTGGACACCGTTTAAAGCTGTCTTCCCTGCCCTTGGATGCCAGCCCGTTCGACGGACGTTGGCGGGGCCAGCTCGCGGGCCGGAGGAACACGAACAGACGCTACGGGCAGCCCGGGCTGCTAAACGGGATCAGCTGCTTGCACAGACACCCAGCAGCTGGGAACGGCTGCGTATCCGCATAAAGTGGGCATTGGCGCGCTCCACCAAGCCGTTCAACAGCGACGACATCAGTGCGTTTGTCTCATGGATCCTAGTGAGCCATGCGCTGCTCATCATCCTTGGAACTACGACATTTGCGTCACTGGTGATATATCTGATGAATACGGTGCTCGCGCAGGAGTACGTTGCGACCCAAGTCGGCAATTTTCTGACCAAGAACACTGCACTGACGGTTGTCTTCGAGAATGCGATCGTGCCGGATTGGTCTTCGGGCAAGATCACCTTCAACAAGGTTTTTGTGTCGCGGCGGCCAAAGCAACTGCAGGGGTTTAGCAAGGGTTCGCAGCACGAGGCAGTGGAACGTGCGAAGCTCGCGCTCAGCGAGCGACTTCTTGTTAGTGGCGAAGAGTTTGACGATGGAAACTATACACAATTCGACCTCACAATTGACCAGGTGGAGATATCTCTGAACTTTGGCAAATGGATTAATGGCAAGGGCATACTGGATGAGGTGACCATCAATGGGCTACGAGGAGTCGTCGACCGCACGCATGTCATGTGGAAGGATGGTGATGACCCACGCAAATACCTCAATGTGCACCAGCCGGGCGACTTTGAAATATCCACGTTCAGGATGAACGACGTGCTTTTCACTCTGTACCAGCCAGGCCGTTTCCGACCCTTCCAGGTCAGTGTGTTTAACTGCGAactgccgcagctgcgcaaACACTGGCTGTTCTTTGACATACTGAATGCTCACAGCATGAGCGGCACCTATGACAACGCCATGTTCATGATACATAGGCGCTATAAGGAGGATCAGAGCAGCGAATCGCCTCTGTGGCGCAAATTTACACGCATGCGTGTGGACAATCTTAATGTCGACCACCTGAATGCAGGAATGAAGGGACCGTTCGGCTGGATAACCAGCGGGAAGGTGGATATGATCGGAGATATCCTCCTTCCAGAAGAGGGACTCGACGGCTCGGATCTCTCAGACATGTTAGCAATCATCGGCGACCGCCTCCTGAAAGAGGCGCGTCGCCACTCGGACATCCTCCCATTTCAGATGCCGGACCCCGGTGACATCGATCCTCACAACTACTTTGTAATGGACTTTTTCCTTCGGCTACACAACGTCCGCGCTGAGGTGCCACTGTTCACTCCGGAGCTCAGCTACATCAACAACGCGCTCATCCGGCCGATTGTTGGCTATATCAACTCGAAGCGAAGCTACATTCCCATCCAGTGCCGCGTAGTGAAGAATCTCGCGGATTTCGAAGGCTCTTGGACCATATATGACTCCAAGCTTATGGATGATCTGAGTGCAGAAGTTTACGATGCGTTTGCGGACTACGTCGCTGACCAGGAACGCAAGAATTTGCGAATGAAGCGCGTCGGGTTCTGGTCGCTGCATATCATCATCCAGCTGATTTTGATGAGTCTCGGCGCAATCGCATAA
- the RPG1 gene encoding translation initiation factor eIF3 core subunit a (Syntenic homolog of Saccharomyces cerevisiae YBR079C (RPG1)), translated as MAPPVLRPENALKRADELISVGEPQAALQSLLDYITSRRIRFADPAAIEPIVFKFLELGVELKRGKVIKDGLYQYRKHVQSSTEGLKSVGAVSRRFIDLIEKKMSSEQAKANAEESTEEDLEGGVTPENLLISVYEQDQSVGGFNDEAVTSWLRFTWESYRTVLDLLRNNSQLEITYSGVVNRAMQFCLKYNRKNEFKRLADMLRQHLDAANYQQQKSKQYTVDLSDPDTLQRYLDQRILQVNVSVKLGLWHEAFRSIEDVHHLLSMSTRDPKPSVLANYYQNMAKVFFVSSNYLLNSVALQKFYDLYQQNPKATDEDFKFYASQLVLSALSIQQDDLPVVGYDPLARLAGFLNLESKPTRSQVIEAVSDSKIFSRADEPVKKLYELLNSDFDVNTLKESLASLLPELNSKSYFTQYVEPLKSFTIRKAFISASKQFGSIKLDELFEHTSLPSPFDLSPLDLEKSLLQAAMNDYVSFSIDHDAGVVSFMEDPFELLGGSTATNADDEQRNDDGYEETHVEEEPEPILTRNSAVRTQLIELAKALKETEGFPHASYVDKVRMARNELIRQNNAIIASEKEAAEERARQLEYEKQSASGVPLTAEQVVEERQRRMKEEKEAAEARMEAEARRRAEEKRERELAAINEKTMLKMIEDINAKGLIFIDPKEAKNMTLEKFKKLTVELVSKDKKDLDERMSHAFKRVDHIERAYRKLEAPLWEKDAQKQKERDLESYNKLKQMMVEKAKKDHEENLRIHDRLVKIYPSYLHFREKVIAAQKSQIEALRAENAAKLEAAKNARLQEVRQQRYNELIARRKEELAAKEHDDRQRMLQDRLTKERKERERVNKEKDEAARKQREIEEAVERTIKRNVSATPAPPVRSAPPARAAPPPRASNEQVASPAPQPEKKLTYAEKMKLRRAGRA; from the coding sequence ATGGCTCCACCTGTTTTGCGCCCTGAAAACGCCTTGAAGCGGGCAGATGAGCTGATTTCTGTCGGAGAACCGCAGGCAGCTCTACAGTCGCTGTTGGATTACATTACGTCCAGACGCATTAGGTTTGCCGATCCTGCCGCGATTGAACCCATCGTGTTCAAGTTTTTGGAGCTTGGGGTTGAGCTAAAGCGCGGAAAGGTGATCAAGGATGGTCTGTACCAGTACCGGAAGCACGTGCAGTCGTCGACGGAGGGGCTGAAGTCGGTGGGCGCGGTGTCGCGGCGGTTCATCGACCTGATCGAGAAGAAGATGAGCTCGGAACAGGCCAAGGCCAATGCAGAGGAGAGCACGGAGGAGGATCTGGAGGGCGGCGTGACGCCAGAGAACCTGCTGATCTCGGTCTACGAGCAGGACCAGTCCGTGGGGGGCTTCAACGACGAGGCCGTGACCTCGTGGCTGCGCTTCACGTGGGAATCCTACCGCACGGTGCTGGACTTGCTACGGAACAACTCCCAGTTGGAGATCACATACTCCGGTGTCGTGAACAGGGCTATGCAGTTCTGCTTGAAGTACAACCGGAAGAATGAGTTCAAGCGTCTTGCTGATATGCTACGTCAGCACTTGGATGCCGCGAACTACCAGCAGCAGAAGTCCAAGCAGTACACAGTTGACCTCTCCGATCCCGACACCCTGCAGCGCTACCTGGACCAGCGTATTCTGCAGGTAAACGTGTCTGTCAAGCTTGGCTTGTGGCACGAGGCCTTCAGATCCATTGAGGACGTTCACCATCTTCTCTCCATGTCCACCCGGGACCCCAAGCCTTCAGTGCTTGCCAACTATTACCAGAACATGGCCAAGGTTTTCTTTGTGTCCTCCAACTACCTGCTAAACTCCGTTGCTCTGCAGAAGTTCTATGACCTCTACCAGCAAAATCCAAAGGCCACCGATGAGGATTTCAAATTCTATGCTTCTCAGCTTGTGCTGTCTGCGCTTTCTATCCAACAGGACGACCTGCCTGTTGTTGGCTATGACCCACTTGCGCGTCTTGCCGGGTTTTTGAACCTAGAAAGCAAGCCAACTAGAAGTCAGGTAATTGAGGCCGTTTCTGATTCAAAGATATTCTCCAGGGCCGATGAGCCTGTCAAGAAGTTGTACGAGCTTTTGAACTCAGATTTTGACGTAAACACCCTAAAGGAGTCTCTAGCTTCCTTGTTACCAGAACTGAATTCCAAGTCTTACTTCACTCAATATGTCGAGCCTTTGAAGAGTTTCACCATCAGAAAGGCTTTTATTAGCGCATCCAAGCAGTTTGGCTCTATCAAGCTAGATGAGCTGTTCGAGCACACTTCTCTACCATCTCCATTTGACCTTTCGCCATTGGATTTGGAAAAGTCTTTACTGCAAGCTGCTATGAACGACTATGTTTCCTTCTCTATCGACCACGATGCGGGCGTAGTATCCTTCATGGAAGATCCATTTGAATTATTGGGTGGTTCTACCGCCACCAACGCTGATGACGAACAGCGCAACGATGATGGCTACGAGGAAACTCATGTTGAAGAAGAGCCCGAGCCAATCTTGACTAGGAACTCGGCTGTCCGTACACAACTAATTGAGCTGGCAAAGGCTCTAAAGGAGACGGAAGGGTTTCCTCATGCCTCTTATGTCGACAAGGTTAGAATGGCACGCAATGAATTAATCAGACAGAACAATGCTATCATTGCCAGCGAGAAGGAAGCTGCTGAAGAGCGTGCTAGACAGCTAGAATATGAAAAGCAATCTGCCTCCGGTGTTCCGTTGACTGCTGAACAAGTTGTCGAGGAGAGACAGAGACGCATGAAGGAGGAGAAGGAGGCTGCTGAGGCGAGAATGGAGGCCGAAGCCAGACGTCGCGCTGAGGAGAAACGTGAGAGAGAACTTGCCGCCATCAACGAGAAGACTATGTTGAAGATGATCGAAGACATCAATGCGAAGGGCCTCATTTTCATTGATCCAAAGGAAGCTAAGAACATGACCCTTGAGAAGTTTAAGAAGCTGACCGTTGAGCTAGTTTCTAAGGATAAGAAGGACCTAGATGAACGTATGTCACACGCCTTCAAGAGAGTCGACCACATCGAGAGAGCCTACCGGAAGCTCGAGGCTCCACTATGGGAAAAAGATGCTCAGAAGCAGAAGGAAAGAGACTTGGAGAGCTACAACAAGTTGAAGCAAATGATGGTGGAGAAGGCTAAGAAGGACCACGAGGAGAACCTACGCATACATGATCGCTTGGTCAAGATTTACCCATCGTATCTGCACTTTAGAGAAAAGGTCATCGCTGCCCAAAAGTCTCAGATCGAGGCTTTGCGTGCCGAAAATGCCGCTAAACTTGAAGCTGCCAAGAATGCAAGGCTCCAGGAAGTGCGCCAGCAGCGTTACAATGAGCTTATTGCAAGACGCAAGGAGGAGCTGGCAGCAAAGGAACACGATGACAGGCAGCGCATGCTTCAGGATCGTCTGACTAAGGAGCGCAAGGAGCGCGAAAGAGTCAACAAGGAGAAGGATGAAGCTGCACGCAAACAGAGAGAAATCGAAGAGGCTGTGGAACGGACGATCAAGAGGAACGTCTCTGCTACACCAGCTCCTCCTGTACGTAgcgctcctcctgcaagggctgctcctcctccacgtGCATCGAACGAACAAGTTGCTTCTCCCGCACCGCAACCCGAAAAGAAGCTGACATATGCCGAGAAGATGAAGCTGCGGAGGGCCGGCAGAGCCTGA